A single genomic interval of Scatophagus argus isolate fScaArg1 chromosome 22, fScaArg1.pri, whole genome shotgun sequence harbors:
- the fgfr1op2 gene encoding FGFR1 oncogene partner 2 homolog isoform X2, producing the protein MNCTLEKVLADAKSLVERLRNHDNAAEMLIEQTTSLNKRVEAMKQYQEEIDSLNQVARHRPRSSLVLGIQQENRQIRELQQENKELRTSLEEHQSALELIMTKYREQVFRLLMASKRDDPAIVTQLKEQHTTEMQAHIDKINEMASVMRKAIEVDEGRTCEDEERIKQLELENSGLRELLGISREAFLILKREDTSESTSLSPLLTSTDVSLRKS; encoded by the exons ATGAACTGCACCTTAGAGAAGGTCCTGGCAGATGCCAAATCCTTAGTGGAAAGGCTTCGTAACCATGACAACGCTGCTGAGATGTTAATCGAACAGACAACATCGCTCAACAAGCGAGTGGAGGCCATGAAACAG TACCAGGAGGAGATAGACTCACTGAACCAAGTTGCTCGACATCGTCCCCGCTCCAGTCTAGTCCTGGGAATCCAGCAGGAGAACCGTCAGATCAGAGAGCTCCAACAGGAAAATAAAG AGCTACGGACGTCGCTGGAGGAACATCAGTCTGCGTTAGAGCTCATCATGACCAAATACAGGGAGCAGGTGTTCAGGCTCCTCATGGCTAGCAAGAGAGACGACCCTGCCATTGTGACACAGCTGAAGGAGCAGCACACCACG GAAATGCAAGCACATATAGACAAGATCAACGAGATGGCTTCGGTGATGAGGAAGGCGATAGAGGTGGATGAAGGGCGTACCTGTGAAGATGAGGAGAGGATTAAACAGCTTGAG CTGGAGAACAGTGGACTCCGAGAGCTGCTGGGAATCAGTCGCGAGgcttttctgattctgaagcgAGAAGACACGTCAGAGAGCACGTCGCTGTCGCCGTTGCTGACCAGCACTGATGTCAGCTTACGGAAGAGTTAG
- the LOC124054107 gene encoding serine/threonine-protein kinase 38-like, with translation MAMTGGTAAALPMSNHTRERVTVAKLTLENFYSTLLTQHEEREMRQKKLEKAMDEEGLPDEEKVMRRSQHARKETEFLRLKRTRLGLDDFESLKVIGRGAFGEVRLVQKKDTGHIYAMKILRKADMLEKEQVAHIRAERDILVEADGAWVVKMFYSFQDKRNLYLIMEFLPGGDMMTLLMKKDTLSEEATQFYIAETVLAIDSIHQLGFIHRDIKPDNLLLDSRGHVKLSDFGLCTGLKKAHRTEFYRNLTHNPPSDFSFQNMNSKRKAETWKKNRRQLAYSTVGTPDYIAPEVFMQTGYNKLCDWWSLGVIMYEMLIGYPPFCSETPQETYRKVMNWKETLVFPPEVPISERAKDLILRYCTDAENRIGAVSVEEIKSHQFFESVDWEHIRERPAAISIEIKSIDDTSNFDDFPESDILQPASATEPDFKSKDWVFLNYTYKRFEGLTQRGTIPTYMKAGKA, from the exons ATGGCCATGACGGGAGGGACTGCAGCTGCCCTTCCCATGAGCAACCACACCCGAGAGAGGGTGACTGTGGCCAAGCTGACACTGGAAAACTTCTACAGCACTCTGCTAACCCAACACGAGGAGCGTGAGATGAG gcagaagaagctggagaaggCCATGGACGAAGAGGGTTTGCCTGATGAGGAG AAGGTAATGCGGCGCTCACAGCACGCCCGCAAGGAGACCGAGTTTTTGAGACTGAAGAGGACGCGACTTGGCTTGGATGACTTTGAGTCCCTTAAAGTTATTGGACGAGGGGCTTTTGGAGAG GTCCGTTTGGTGCAGAAAAAAGACACAGGACACATTTACGCCATGAAGATTTTGAGAAAAGCGGACATGCTGGAGAAAGAACAG GTTGCTCATATCCGAGCAGAGAGGGATATTCTGGTGGAGGCGGACGGCGCGTGGGTGGTCAAGATGTTCTACAGCTTCCAGGACAAGCGGAACCTCTACCTCATCATGGAGTTCCTGCCTGGAG GCGACATGATGACCTTGCTGATGAAGAAGGACACTCTGTCTGAAGAGGCCACCCAGTTCTACATCGCAGAGACGGTTCTGGCCATCGACTCCATCCACCAGCTGGGCTTCATCCACAGAGACATCAAACCGGACAACCTGCTGCTGGACTCCAGG GGACATGTGAAGCTGTCAGATTTCGGCCTGTGCACGGGACTGAAAAAGGCTCATCGCACAGAATTTTACAGGAACCTGACACACAACCCGCCCAGTGATTTCT CCTTTCAAAATATGAACTCCAAGAGGAAAGCAGAAACCTGGAAGAAGAACCGGAGGCAGCTG GCTTATTCTACTGTGGGAACGCCAGACTACATAGCCCCTGAAGTCTTCATGCAGACGGGATACAACAAGCTCTGTGACTGGTGGTCCCTGGGTGTCATCATGTACGAAATGCTCATCG GTTATCCACCCTTCTGTTCTGAGACGCCGCAGGAGACGTACAGGAAGGTGATGAACTGGAAGGAAACACTCGTCTTCCCACCCGAAGTCCCCATCTCAGAGAGGGCCAAAGACTTGATATTAAG gtaTTGCACTGATGCTGAGAACAGGATTGGAGCTGTGAGTGTGGAGGAAATCAAGAGTCATCAGTTTTTTGAGTCAGTGGACTGGGAGCACATCAG GGAGCGGCCAGCGGCCATCTCCATTGAAATCAAGAGCATTGATGACACCTCAAACTTCGATGACTTCCCCGAATCAGACATCCTACAGCCAG CCAGTGCAACAGAGCCAGACTTCAAATCGAAGGACTGGGTGTTCCTCAACTACACGTACAAACGCTTCGAGGGTCTGACTCAGCGAGGCACCATTCCCACATACATGAAGGCAGGGAAGGCCTGA
- the med21 gene encoding mediator of RNA polymerase II transcription subunit 21, whose amino-acid sequence MADRLTQLQDAVNSLADQFCNAIGVLQQCAPPASFSNIQTAINKDQPANPTEEYAQLFAALIARTAKDVDVLIDSLPSEESTAALQAASLRQLEEENHEAAARLEEVVYRGDMLLEKIQSALADIAQSQLRTRNGALSQASPSES is encoded by the exons ATGGCGGACAGGCTAACTCAGCTCCAAGACGCTGTTAATTCA CTTGCAGATCAGTTTTGTAACGCCATCGGCGTCCTGCAACAGTGTGCGCCTCCAGCTTCGTTCAGTAACATCCAAACAGCAATCAACAAAGATCAACCAGCAAACCCGACCGAAG AATATGCCCAGCTGTTTGCCGCTCTGATCGCCAGAACAGCCAAAGATGTGGATGTATTAATCGACTCTCTGCCCAGTGAGGAGTCCACGGCAGCCCTGCAG GCCGCCAGTCtgaggcagctggaggaggagaaccaTGAGGCAGCAGCCCGACTGGAGGAGGTGGTTTACCGTGGCGATATGCTGCTGGAGAAGATCCAGAGCGCCCTGGCTGACATTGCCCAGTCACAGCTCCGCACCCGCAACGGAGCACTGAGCCAAGCGTCGCCGTCTGAGTCTTGA
- the fgfr1op2 gene encoding FGFR1 oncogene partner 2 homolog isoform X1 — MSCTLSSPGMNCTLEKVLADAKSLVERLRNHDNAAEMLIEQTTSLNKRVEAMKQYQEEIDSLNQVARHRPRSSLVLGIQQENRQIRELQQENKELRTSLEEHQSALELIMTKYREQVFRLLMASKRDDPAIVTQLKEQHTTEMQAHIDKINEMASVMRKAIEVDEGRTCEDEERIKQLELENSGLRELLGISREAFLILKREDTSESTSLSPLLTSTDVSLRKS, encoded by the exons ATGTCCTGCACTTTGAGTTCTCCAG GCATGAACTGCACCTTAGAGAAGGTCCTGGCAGATGCCAAATCCTTAGTGGAAAGGCTTCGTAACCATGACAACGCTGCTGAGATGTTAATCGAACAGACAACATCGCTCAACAAGCGAGTGGAGGCCATGAAACAG TACCAGGAGGAGATAGACTCACTGAACCAAGTTGCTCGACATCGTCCCCGCTCCAGTCTAGTCCTGGGAATCCAGCAGGAGAACCGTCAGATCAGAGAGCTCCAACAGGAAAATAAAG AGCTACGGACGTCGCTGGAGGAACATCAGTCTGCGTTAGAGCTCATCATGACCAAATACAGGGAGCAGGTGTTCAGGCTCCTCATGGCTAGCAAGAGAGACGACCCTGCCATTGTGACACAGCTGAAGGAGCAGCACACCACG GAAATGCAAGCACATATAGACAAGATCAACGAGATGGCTTCGGTGATGAGGAAGGCGATAGAGGTGGATGAAGGGCGTACCTGTGAAGATGAGGAGAGGATTAAACAGCTTGAG CTGGAGAACAGTGGACTCCGAGAGCTGCTGGGAATCAGTCGCGAGgcttttctgattctgaagcgAGAAGACACGTCAGAGAGCACGTCGCTGTCGCCGTTGCTGACCAGCACTGATGTCAGCTTACGGAAGAGTTAG